From a single Stigmatopora nigra isolate UIUO_SnigA unplaced genomic scaffold, RoL_Snig_1.1 HiC_scaffold_27, whole genome shotgun sequence genomic region:
- the nkd1 gene encoding protein naked cuticle homolog 1: MGKLHSKHAAICKARESPEGDSFVVNACLARKGLDDWLVKQQDCHLKTKCTLTTRDSINESQRIGDEHYRLEVALPPEKTNSCCLDDKIMHDRNVQSPSGGHKQLQFEELECAVSMEENNRQEWTFTLYDFDNNGKVTREDITSLLHTIYEVVDASVNHSPSSSKTLRVKLSVCPDSSQRWRSCTQGTDASHPRDRNDKCDPKSADKKSRALIRRHHSDQHNHAQPGSQRNCVDENLERRNHYLDLAGIENYTSRFGAEQSKAEPQNRSSNQTRSRSHEPENGHTHHPPTLHHRRLQAVVDATPLEGNHPGRKRGQDSGKTVVRSPKTHNRTPAAQLSSRVMRNRGGPVPPALPSQTPPHQSSAPYRKHKQRSKDHQGCHALGAIVGPGLEKEQARDLPGVLVYEGRLAQVVQRHEHHHHHEHHHHYHHFYQS, translated from the exons ATGGGTAAACTGCACTCGAAACATG CCGCTATTTGTAAAGCGAGGGAGAGCCCGGAAG gtGATAGCTTTGTAGTCAATGCTTGTTTGGCTCGGAAAGGATTGGACGACTGGCTGGTAAAGCAGCAGGACTGTCATCTAAAAACCAAGTGCACGTTGACCACCCGG GACTCTATCAATGAATCCCAACGGATTGGTGATGAGCACTATCGCTTAGAAG TGGCTCTGCCTCCAGAGAAGACAAACAGCTGCTGTTTAGATGACAAGATCATGCACGATCGTAACGTCCAATCCCCCTCGGGCGGGCACAAACAACTCCAATTTGAA GAGCTGGAATGCGCTGTGTCCATGGAGGAAAACAACCGACAGGAATGGACATTTACCCTGTACGACTTTGACAACAATGGAAAAGTTACCAGAGAG GACATCACAAGTCTTCTCCATACTATCTATGAGGTGGTGGATGCCTCCGTCAATCATTCGCCAAGCAGCAGTAAGACTTTGCGAGTCAAGTTGTCTGTATGTCCAGACTCGAGCCAGCGGTGGAGGAGTTGCACGCAGGGAACAG ATGCGTCCCACCCCAGAGACCGAAACGACAAGTGCGACCCCAAAAGTGCGGACAAGAAAAGTCGAGCGCTGATAAG GCGCCACCACAGTGACCAGCACAACCACGCCCAGCCCGGCTCTCAGCGCAACTGCGTAGACGAGAATCTCGAGCGACGGAACCACTACTTGGACCTGGCCGGCATTGAGAACTATACATCCCGCTTTGGAGCTG AGCAGTCCAAGGCAGAACCCCAAAACCGTTCATCCAACCAAACCCGCTCGCGATCCCACGAACCAGAAAACGGCCACACCCACCATCCGCCAACCCTCCACCATCGCCGTTTGCAAGCCGTCGTCGACGCCACTCCCCTGGAAGGCAACCACCCCGGACGCAAGCGAGGCCAAGACTCTGGAAAAACGGTGGTACGCTCCCCCAAAACCCACAACCGCACCCCCGCAGCTCAACTCAGCAGCCGGGTGATGCGGAACAGGGGTGGCCCCGTCCCCCCGGCTCTCCCCAGCCAGACCCCACCTCACCAGTCATCTGCCCCTTACCGCAAACACAAACAACGCTCCAAGGACCACCAGGGTTGCCATGCACTTGGCGCCATTGTCGGACCCGGGTTGGAGAAGGAACAGGCCCGGGATCTTCCCGGGGTTCTGGTCTACGAAGGCCGGCTGGCGCAAGTGGTGCAACGGCAcgaacaccaccaccaccatgaaCATCACCATCACTACCACCATTTCTACCAGTCTTAA